GCCCTCGGTGGTCGATCCCCACCCGCGCATGCAACCCGGCAACAACCAATGGAGAGATTGGCTTGGCAAGCATTTTCCCGGCCAGTAACGGCCCCGCACACACAGAGCCTCCCCCCGCGATTTCGATCAGCGCGGTGAGCAAGCAGTTCGGCGATTTCACCGCCGTGAACAACGTCAGCCTCGACATCGCGCGCGGCGAAATATTTGGCCTCATCGGACACAACGGCGCAGGCAAGAGCACGCTGTTCAAGATGATGCTCGGCCTGATTCCGCTGACCGCCGGAAGCATCCGCATCTCGGGCCAGGAGATCAACGGCAGCAAGGCCCGCGACGTGCGCCGCCACATCGGCTACCTGCCCGAAAACGTGGTGCTCTATGACAACCTCGATGGTCTCGAAACGCTGAAATTCTTTGCGCGACTGAAGAACGCACCGCTTGCGCAATGCGCGGAAATTCTGGAAAAAGTCGGTCTCGCACACGCAGGCAAGCGCCCTGTTCGTGCCTACTCCAAAGGCATGCGTCAGCGCCTCGGCTTTGCACAGGCCTTGCTCGGCTCGCCGCAAGTGCTGTTTCTCGACGAGCCCACCAACGGTCTCGACCCCAAGGCCATCCGCGAGTTCTACGTGACGCTGCGCGACCTGCAATCCAAGGGTGTCACGGTGATCATCACCTCGCACATTCTGGCCGAGCTGCAGGAGCGCGTGGATCGCCTCGCGATTCTCACGGCCGGAGAAATTCAGGCGCTCGGCACCGTGCAGGAACTGCGCGATCAATTGCACATGCCGCTGACTTTCGAGGTCGATGTCTCTGCGCAGGACGCACCACTCATCGCCGCTCATCTC
This genomic stretch from Diaphorobacter sp. HDW4B harbors:
- a CDS encoding ABC transporter ATP-binding protein, which produces MASIFPASNGPAHTEPPPAISISAVSKQFGDFTAVNNVSLDIARGEIFGLIGHNGAGKSTLFKMMLGLIPLTAGSIRISGQEINGSKARDVRRHIGYLPENVVLYDNLDGLETLKFFARLKNAPLAQCAEILEKVGLAHAGKRPVRAYSKGMRQRLGFAQALLGSPQVLFLDEPTNGLDPKAIREFYVTLRDLQSKGVTVIITSHILAELQERVDRLAILTAGEIQALGTVQELRDQLHMPLTFEVDVSAQDAPLIAAHLQQSSGFDAQITPFGLRLQCDRARKVEVLSALTSLGAVVTDIRMRMPSLEDVFFGLSE